The proteins below come from a single Terriglobales bacterium genomic window:
- a CDS encoding YdcF family protein, whose protein sequence is MNRAAPARPRPRRRRRWIRWVAALAVLALATFFLVASRQIVQQSGRDEAQPADVIVVFGAAEYAGRPSPVFKARLDHAYALFRRNLAPIVIVTGGSGDDPRFSEGGVGRDYLISRGIPEHNLIAETQSSNTSREAGRVATIMRVNGLHSCIAVSDRYHMFRIKALLESEGVGVYGSPRPESRAASGWQAAQLVAREAVSYMLWRMHIT, encoded by the coding sequence ATGAACCGCGCTGCCCCGGCCCGACCGCGCCCCCGACGGCGCCGAAGATGGATCCGCTGGGTCGCCGCGCTGGCGGTGCTGGCGCTTGCCACCTTCTTCCTGGTTGCGTCGCGGCAGATCGTGCAGCAGTCGGGACGCGACGAAGCGCAGCCGGCCGACGTCATCGTAGTGTTCGGCGCCGCCGAGTATGCCGGGCGGCCGTCGCCGGTGTTCAAGGCCCGGCTGGACCACGCCTATGCGCTCTTCCGGCGGAACCTTGCGCCGATCGTGATCGTGACCGGCGGGTCGGGGGACGATCCGCGATTCAGCGAGGGCGGCGTGGGGCGCGACTACCTGATCAGCCGCGGCATTCCCGAGCACAACCTGATCGCCGAGACGCAGAGCAGCAACACCAGCCGCGAAGCCGGGCGCGTGGCGACCATCATGCGCGTGAACGGCTTGCACAGCTGCATCGCGGTCAGCGACCGCTACCACATGTTCCGCATCAAGGCGCTGCTGGAGAGCGAGGGCGTGGGCGTGTATGGATCGCCGCGTCCGGAGTCGAGGGCGGCATCAGGCTGGCAGGCGGCGCAACTGGTGGCGCGCGAGGCGGTGAGCTACATGCTGTGGCGCATGCACATTACGTAG